The genomic interval TAAGAGCTCATTTTCCGTGGGATGAGGCATGCCGCCGTTACAACGAAGCAACCGCCCGGATTGAGGCTGCGGTTGACACCCGGCTTTTCGAAATTGTCCGCGCGGAAGCTCCTTATGAAGATGCCGATCTGATGACGGCTTTTCTCAACTGTCAGTTGCATGAAGGAATTGACGGACTGATACTTTTTCACGCCTCCTATACTACAGGTGAGCTTGGCGCCATTCTGGGACGCTGGCTCACCATAAACCATGTCCCGCTGCTGAGCTGGTCGTTCCCGGATGACCGCGGCGAACGCCTATCGGCCAACAGCATGTGCTGCCAGAATTTCCTGCTTGGAATTTTCAATACCCTGGGGGTGAAATATGCCTGGTTCCAGCAGGCGGTCGAAGCGGATATTCACCCGATGATTCCGCGTTTCGCCCGCAGTGTCCGGGCGGTATCCCGCTTTAAAACCGGGAAACTGCTGACCCTAGGAGCAGCACGCGTCCCCGGTTTCTATGACTGCGAACTCGATGAACTAAATGTGATGAAACGGTACGGCATTCGTGTAGACCGCGTCGGAATTGATGCGGTTTTCGACCGCGCACAAAAATTCAGCGACGCCGCTTTAAAAACGGTTCGTGATGCCCTTATAAGATCTCCGGAGTGCGCTTCCAATACTGTTCCGGATGAACAGATTTTCCAAACGCTGCGCCTGGCCTTGGGCACACTGGACCTGGCCTCCGAAAACAACTATATCGGATGCGCCGTTAAGAGCTGGCCGGAAATGTTTGATGTTTACGGCTGTGCATCGGACGGTGCGGTTTCTCTGATGAATGACTTCGGCCTGTGCACCACGGAAGAAGGTGATATGAATGGTCTGATGTCCTCCATGGCTCTCTTTCTGATTTCAGAAGGCCGGGCGATTCCGACCATGATGGATATTTCCATCGCGGATACCGAAAACAACCGCCTGGGAATCTGGCACTGTGGATCAAGTGCCACCCGCCTGCTGCGCAAAGGCACCCGGTTTGATATCCGGCAGCACTCCATCCTCGAAAATGCCGATCCGGAAACGGCTGTTGGGATGATGCTTGAGTTTCTGCTGGAACTGGGCGAAGTGACTATGGTGCGCTATCAAAGTCCGGATTCGTCCCGCATGTATGGATGGGAAG from Verrucomicrobia bacterium S94 carries:
- a CDS encoding fucose isomerase, whose amino-acid sequence is MNPKNTPDFLQLPENGIAHHAIRELIPPFTKPRKTRLIVLGCGVRAHFPWDEACRRYNEATARIEAAVDTRLFEIVRAEAPYEDADLMTAFLNCQLHEGIDGLILFHASYTTGELGAILGRWLTINHVPLLSWSFPDDRGERLSANSMCCQNFLLGIFNTLGVKYAWFQQAVEADIHPMIPRFARSVRAVSRFKTGKLLTLGAARVPGFYDCELDELNVMKRYGIRVDRVGIDAVFDRAQKFSDAALKTVRDALIRSPECASNTVPDEQIFQTLRLALGTLDLASENNYIGCAVKSWPEMFDVYGCASDGAVSLMNDFGLCTTEEGDMNGLMSSMALFLISEGRAIPTMMDISIADTENNRLGIWHCGSSATRLLRKGTRFDIRQHSILENADPETAVGMMLEFLLELGEVTMVRYQSPDSSRMYGWEGDLRECEAAFRGSYGELEPKAPLTVDTIMGTIFDRGLDHHWSLGYGSWMEDLRMMNHWLGVEEIPHSNPGGMCGFSSC